CCAATGTGTATCAGATCAAACCAGGCTAGTTTTCCCCTAGTCTTGATGAGCTTACAGCTTAAGTCCTCAATCCTATGTTTCTTCAGATCGAGGGAGAAGAATGAGATTTCCAGTAGTGCTAGTATTATTTACATTTTAATCAATTCCTAATTTCCTATCATTTTCATTACAGCAATTTTAACTAATACCTTAGAAGTGTTTATTGGTGTTGTTCATACTTCTTACAAGATCGAGCAATTTCGTCCTCAAGTTAATTAATTAGTAAAATCATTGTACTTGAACAAGAAAAGCTAATTCATAGCGTTGGAAGATTTTCGATCATTTACTTACCATCGTTTTTGCAAAGATCTGTTTAAAAGCATTGAAATTGATTGATCCAATTCTTTTACTTCATGGTCATTCATTTTGCTAATTACTTTGATCTAGATGGAGGCCTGAATTGAATTTAGGTCTCATACGTCAACCATTATGGATAGAAATTTCATCAACTCTCGGTTATATACAATTAGCTAATTTTATTATCATATAGAAATTTCCTTAATGAGATTATCTAGTTTATTCACTTAGCATAAAATCAAGTTCAAATTGTTGGTTAAGATTAACTGCTACTATTTATAATTAATCTACTTCGGTAATCAATTTGATGTGTACCACCTACAAGTATATCATTAGGTCGACAAAGTATAGAAATAAATCAAGCAATACAACAACGTACGTACCTAGGATGAAGGCTGTTCTTGACAACTTTCTGGCCATATTTCCTCCACTTGTAACCATCATCAAGGACATCCACTTCACTTCTGGTTTGAAAACAGAACCTTGGCTCTCTGAGCTTTCTCCTTACCTTCATCTTGTTTTTCTCCGAGTTTGAGCTCCTCCACCTGCCAAATGAAATCAAGCCCTCTCAATTAATTGATGATCGGTTACGTCGATCTACTTCTCTTTAGGGTCCATTAATTAAGATTATTAGTGGCAGTTAGCTCTCTTTAATCACATATAAATTATATTTAGACAAATTAATATCTATCTATCTGCATGTTGTTTTAAAATGAGCTAGATAAAGCAAGATATAGTACTTGTCATTGTTGGATACTTGGATATGAATATCTTTGTGTATAGTACTTGATACTCTGCATATACTACAAGAAAGACAGGTGCACGCACACACACACCCGGGAGAGAGAAAGTGAGTTTGTACAGAGAGAATGAAACACTGTTTGGAAGCATAGCAGAAGCAATCTCTTGCTAAATCTTTCTAAAGATTCTGGTAGAAAGTAGAAACTATCAACTGAAAGAAGACAATACTCAGGTACTTGTGCTTGTGCATGCGCATATGTGTATACACACACACACAGTATACATTATATAGATATATGCATGTCTTTAGTATAGAGATCCATAGATCTGGAGAGACTGAAGACAGAATACACGACATATTGATCATAGTAAGATCGATCTTAATCAATTAAACAAGATGAAAGAGTGAAGATGGATATATATACAAACCATGAATTGCTGCAATCGCTACCATTACCGGTTCCGGTTTCATCACTGACACCCTTCGGATCTAGCGTTGCTGCCTAAATTTTTCCGTAAACAAGAAACGCACAGAGTAAGATGAAACGAATTAATAAGCAATAACAGTTCTTTTAGATGAAATCAACTACTAATTAGGCAACCTGGTCGTTGTTATTCCAAGAAGGTTTTGTAACAAGATCATGACTGTGACTGAACCCCGTGTTGGTGTTTGTGGCAGCGGTGGTGGTGACAGTGATGCCACAACTGTTCACTGCAGTTGTCTGATGATGATGAGAAGAAGAAGACTGCTGCTGCGGCGGCGGCGGTGGAGGTGGTGGATGTGACTGCTGTGCGGGAGAGGGTGCCAAGAAGCTCAAAACTTGATTATGATGATGATGATGATCTTCAAACTGCACAAACCCCATTTCGTGGTGGATCCCTTGATCTGCGGGAGAGATACTGCTGGAAAACGAAACCTGCTGATGAAGATCGTAACTCGAAACCCCTCTGAGATGAGCTCCTTCCATTAAGTAGTTAAATAAACTAGCTAGCTGTGTGCTCGATCTTGTTCTTAGTGGAGTAGTAGTGGGATGTATTGCACTAGTTTATCCGTACAATTCCTGTTGGGTATGGAATATTAGGGAAGGGGATGATTAATTGTTTAGGTGGTCAAGGGGAGTAAACGAAGAAGGGAAACGATTTACAGGAAAATACTGATCTCGTCGTCTTCTTCTGCTTCTTCTTCTTGTTCGTAATTATAAGGTTGTTTATGGGGTTGTAGAGATAGAAAAGACTACTTGCGGCGACAGTAGGTAGGCACTTCCCTCTGTCCTACGCGCACACACGAGTATGATTATATTCTCTGCATACAGTACGTACAAGAGGAAATTATTAAGGGAATAATCTGTGGTTGTGTGTTGTGTGTATCTATTTGTAGTTTCCCATACCTGCAAATTTAACAACAGAATGTCTGGAATTAAAAGATCATATATATATATATATATATATATATATATATATATATATATATATCTTAGGCTTAATACCGGAGAGTTGTGTTACAAAAGAAAATAGTGATTGGGATTATTCTTTTTAAAATTTTGAGACTCGTGAATGAACAATAGAGGGTCTTATTACCAGCTTTTTTGTTTTTCTTCCGGAGCAATAGATGTCGAAATGATATGACATGATCACTTATTACGTATCAACTTTTTCTAGCAAAAGTCTGATATATTGTTTTGGTTTAAGTTCAGGTTTAGCTATTGGATTACAAGTAAAATCTTAGATATAAGCGATAAATGGTAGCGAGATATGTGATAATTAACAATTCTTTTTGCAAGAAAAATTCTTAAGACAATTTAAAACATACACTAGATCTGGACTAGCTAGCTAGCTTGCTAAATCAAAGTTTGAGACGCACAATAGGTGCTTGTACGAGTTTGAGTAAGTTACGTACCGCAAACTCTTTTGAGTTTTGATCATCTTGTGTAGTCTTCAATTTCTTGTGATTAACTTTTGGGAGAGCACAAAGTGATAATTTGTTAAAAGCTGCATTTTCTCATGTATGTTGATGTTAAATCCAGAATTAACCCCATGCCAATTATTTACTGTTTTCTGATTTCCCAAGCAATTGTATAGTCCAACAAATTTGTGTTCCTTTTCACTCTTTGTTAAACTTACCCCAAAGGGTATGAATTTCATAGACGAACTTGACCTCTGTCAATCTTTTTCATCTTATTTAATTTAGAAATTTCTTTAATAATGTTGATCTTCTGTTGATCCCAAAATGCAATCCTAAGACAAATAATAAATTCAGATTTTTGTCTATTTCATGCGTCTTAAATTTAAGTATAAACCAAAATACATTTATCCAACAGCAAAACAACATCATCTTGTTGTCCTGAACACGTGCATTATCAAGAACTCCACAAAATTAAGGTGAATTGATCATACAAGTACCATGTAACATGCATGACAACGAGTATTTTCTATACATATTATCATTACTTTCAAGTTTCAACAGGCAATCGATGACATCGTACTGAACAGTAATAGTTATGGTAAATACACCATGTATAATAAGAGTCCTGAGACTCCTAATTAACGAAATGGCAATATCTTATATCCGAGTCCGAGATGATGGAAGAATCGTAGTTCAGAAAGAGATCTTTTCTCTTCTTCCAAGTTAATTCCTTGCGTGATACAGACGTACTTCAAGAAATTAAACGAGTTTTGTTACTATATATTGATTTGGCAGTAGTTTATATTCGAGATGGCGGAAATTGACTGCGCATATCAGAACCTAGCTAACAGAAAGGAACTAAGCCAGCTTTATAAAACCGGAGTTTTGCTTCAGGTTCAAATTCATTCATTCGATCGATCCCTTGAGAAGTGGATTCACTTTCCAGTTTCAACGAGATAGTTGGTGTCATTTTCTTTTACACGGCAATTACAACTTTTGTTTAGTACCACTTAGCATTAGTATGTGTTTATATATAAGCAACCATCATTACGTTAAAAGATATCTTAGGTTTCAAGATACATGTACACACAGTACGCGGTTCAA
Above is a window of Fragaria vesca subsp. vesca linkage group LG7, FraVesHawaii_1.0, whole genome shotgun sequence DNA encoding:
- the LOC101312284 gene encoding probable WRKY transcription factor 12-like, encoding MEGAHLRGVSSYDLHQQVSFSSSISPADQGIHHEMGFVQFEDHHHHHNQVLSFLAPSPAQQSHPPPPPPPPQQQSSSSHHHQTTAVNSCGITVTTTAATNTNTGFSHSHDLVTKPSWNNNDQAATLDPKGVSDETGTGNGSDCSNSWWRSSNSEKNKMKVRRKLREPRFCFQTRSEVDVLDDGYKWRKYGQKVVKNSLHPRSYYRCTHSNCRVKKRVERLSEDCRMVITTYEGRHNHIPSDDSNSSEHECFTSF